The genomic segment TTACAAAGGGGCCTTAGGGAGGTCCCTGcaacagctggaggagacgcTGAACGtcgagatgaagaagctgcgtTCTGGTGATGAACCGAAGAGGGTCCAGAAGCATAAAGTTGATGTGGCTACGGAATCTCGTACATTTCATCCCCGTTTCGTCATGAGTGACTGGAGTTGAAAAAGGATACAGGATGGAGGCATTTGGAATAATTTCAATCGCCAATGTTCGGGATTTAGACAGCATTTATCTGTTCTTGCAAGGCAGTGCTTCACCTTCAACGGGAGAtcttactttgaggtccaggttaaaggcAATACTAAATGGAATTTAGGAGTGACCACGATCCCCGGGTCAATATCAGATCACGTCACATTCATTCCTAGCCATGGTTACTGGATTCTTACCTACAACAAGGATGGGTTGGTATTAGTGATGACCctgctgtccgtctccctctgaaagctaagctccagaaggtgggggtgtttgttgattatgatgagggtctggtctccttctatgaagtggaagccagggttcatatctacactgctactggctgcaccttaAGTAAGCCTCTCTATCCAATCCTCGGTCTAGGGAATATTAGCGAAGGCATATCATCTGCATGTTTGATCAtcacacctgtcaatcaaacaaacTAGGACCTTTGATTATAAAACGAACAAACCaccaaaacaactaatgttgtttcATGACTTAGAATCTCTACCATGTGAGATCCGAGAGAACATAACCCTGACATTAAAAAAATACCCTCTTTGTAAAGAATAACATTACATTATATTCATCATAAAGGTCGTAAAGGTTTATTGTTGTACAATTGTTTATGGGTGCAGTTATGTAGAACTAGTTTCGGGGTTAATGTGTGAATCATAATAATCTTATCATTActatttgtttatatttagCACTCATGAATGACGGCACAATATAAAAAAACGCATTTCTGATTTCAATAAAAATGGGATAACAGCTGATGAGTCGATTACTTTTAATGTCCAATATAAAGTACAACAACCCAACATTTGTAACAAACTTACACAAAGGTCACAGTGACAACATGTTTGTTTAAAGATGCTCAAATGTTGGTTTGGTTCCAGTGTGTCCGCCTGACCTGAGCTGTTCTGGCCGGTCCACGGTTGCATGGTGAATCTATGTTTTCTATGAAGTGTGACTTTTAATGCGACGTCAACACAAGCGAGCAATACACTGCCACACCTGACCACGGTTTCTGCTCGGACACAAATCCGATTTCTCCGGCCACTTCTGCCCTTGGAGCGCAGAAACCCTGAAGATATTGTacataaaaatgtaaaaggtcCAGAGTAAATACTCTTATcttttatgttaaaaaatatataaatataaatatgttacAAGATTTTAAAACGTAGGTGATTTTGTAACATGATGAGGTGTCTTACTAGCGAACATTCACGTTGTGTTGCAGTCACTCGAATGGCTCGTTGGTTATTTTCTATATTCACCATCAAAATAAGCTTTAAAATACTGTTGAAATTGTTTTGAGATaatgaataaatgtttttacattccAAAATATAATTAGATACAAATTATACAGTGTTCCGTTCAATTATTCACGTGTTGTGAATTTCAGTTTAAATAAATACTTTCAAGCGTACATGTTTACGATCCAGAGTCCTTGACGATTAACTCAATGAAGTGATGTGATGTCAGGTCAGCACTGAGGGACACTTACCTGCTGCAATAACTCTTTCTACTTTAAAAGTATTTTAACAACAGAACCAAACATGTTTAGTTAAAAAACGTTTTAATGTTAAATCAACACGTTAACCTCCTAATGACCAACGAGAGCCCGGTGCCGGGGGTCCCCGGGCGGGTGGTTCCCTAGGCAACGGTCCCCTAGGTGACCCGGTACACCTTGCTGAGCAGCGCCTCCACCCGGTCGCCCCCCAGGTTGCAGAGGTCCAGGACGCACAGCAGGTGGGCCCCCTCCAGCTCCCCGGCCGTCTGGAGGACCTCCTCTGGAAGACACGGCGGAGAGATGGGATCAAATGTAAGGTCGGATAACATGACCTGATTTTAGTTCGGAATCCCTCTTTTGCTTTGATTGACCCATTTCTCTCACCCCacgactctcactctctctctatcccttttTCAACTTTCTCTGTCCTTTCGTtagtaacacacatacacagagagagagagagagagagagagagagagagagagagagagagagagagagagagagagagagagagagagagagagagagagagagagagagagagagagagagagagagagagagagagagagagagagagagagagagagagagagagtcacttCACTGAAGCCATACCCCTCTTTCGCTCGCTCactgagcgagagaaagagagagagcgagaaagaaagagagagcgagtgagagagaaagggagagagagagtggagcagACTGCAAACAGCATCAAACGCACActttatatacacactatatatatatatatatgcaatccttatgctcatatatatataataattatatttatagtACAGACAGATAAGTttacaatttctttttttaatgttttttatcatcatgttttttcttttcacaatGACAGGTGAGGCTCTGCCTCCCCTGACCGCACGTCCCTGGCACACACGCCTTCAACCAGGAGGGCTACTGACCTAACAGCCATTACTCTCTATTCAGACTGACTGCTGTCTGCTGCTCTCATAGCTCTGCTGCTCGTGTGTGCACTGTGCGCATGCCCGCCGGGGTGATTTCCAATAGCAGCGTAGCGCCAATTAACAGCTCTTTGCTCTTTGCTCTCTTTGTTGAAAATCGAATCGGTGGTGGATAAAGTATTGAGAAAGCCCCGGAAACCCGGGTCGATGAGTAGCAAATCACCACTAAATCGGATCCCCACATGTCTCGCGGAGTCGTTTTACTCCGGCTCTCTTTTAACTCCAGGAAGAAGAGGCGACGAACATCAACGCATTTGACGTTACCTACACAGAGCATGAATGCGCCCAAAGCATTGACCTCCTAATGGTCCAAAGTCGTGAAAGTTGAAACGTCAATAAACTGCGTGtccgtgggggcggagccaggggttaggggcggggccagatgttaggggagaagaggagaggacgtCATGTTTAGGAAACGAAACCTAAGGTTCATAGAACCAAAGCGACCCGACGTGGTAGTAGTTCTCTCGTTCAGTAGAAAAATAACACGCATTTTGGAGCAAATAGTCTGACAGACAGAAACCACAACTAGGTGAGTAAAAAAGCACAACTTTGGAGGAAGATTAAAGCTCTCTTTCTGTTATGATCATGGAATTAGAAAAATAATGGTATTGCTCATtacataaaccttgtcgtctgtgtctaggatggcctctgctaacacttcctggtctgaagagaacCTTTCATGTACCATCTGTCTGGAAGTGTTCAACAGTCCAGTTaccacaccatgtggacacaacttctgcaatACCTGTATTCATAATTTCTGGGACGAAAAACTTGAGTATAAATGTCCCCTCTGCAACGAGCTTTTCCACACTCGACCTGATCTACGGGTCAATATCCTCTTATCAGAGGTGGTTGATCGGTTTGGAATTTCCGTACGAGTAAAAGAGgagccttgtgttgaaccaggagaagttccctgtgacgtctgtactgggacccagctgaaggctgtgaagtcctgcctagtgtgtcttatctcttactgccaaacccacctggagccacatcagagagtcacagtcctgaagaaacatccgctggtcgagcctattgaccgtctggaagacaggatgtgcGAAAAACACGACAGAatcctggagctcttctgcaagactgaacaggtgtgtgtgtgtctgttgtgcacagtgacggatcacaagtcccatcctgttgtccctctgaaggaggaatatgaagagaagacggcccagctggggaagatagaggctgaagtcCCACTGAGgatccaggagagaaaactaaagattaaggagatcaaaGACACAGTAGAATTGAGCAAGAAAGGTGCACACAAAGAGATAGCTGATGCTAGGCAGGCTCTCACTGCTTTGATGGGCTGTGTTGAAAAGTGCCTGAATGATTTCAACCAAATGGTTAAAGAGAGGctgaaatccacagagaaacaagctgaagacctcatcaaagggCTGGAGCAGGAAGTAGTAGATCTGACCAAGAGAATGTCAACGGTGAAGCAGCTCTtacacactgaagaccacctccacttcctcaagGCCTTCAGATCcttgaaggatcctccacccaccaggaacTGGACGACGGTGAAGGCCCGTCCTCCATCTTACGAAGGAGCCTTAGGGAagtccctggatcagctggaggagacactggacatggagatgaagaagctgcatTCTGGTGATGAACTGAAGAAGGTCCAGCAGTATAAAGTTGATGTGGCTATTGAACCTCTTCCATTATCTGCTCCCCGTTTCGTCATGCCTGTGGTAGGCAAAAAGGTAAAAGGTGGAGGCCAATGGAATCATTCTTACTATAATTATAAACAATCTTCAGAAATTAGAGAGGATAGAAATGATTTATCTGTTCTGGCAAGGCAGGGCTTCACCTCAGGGAGATCCTACTTTGAGGTTGAGGTTAAAGGCAATACTAAATGGAATTTAGGAGTGACCACGATCTCCGGGTCAATATCAGATCAGATCACATTCAAACCTAGCCATGGTTACTGGATTCTTACCTGCAACAAGGATGGGTTGGTATTTAGTGATGACCctgctgtccgtctccctctgaaagctgagctccagaaggtgggggtgtttgttgattatgataaGGGTtgggtctccttctatgatgtgggagccagggttcatatctactccgctactggctgcacctttaGTAAGCCTCTCTTTCCAATCCTCTGTAGGGAATATTAGCGAAGGCTTATCATCTGCATGtttgatcatctcacctgtcaatcaaatagaCTAGGAACTTTGTTTGATTATAAAACGAACAAACCaccaaaacaactaatgttgtttcATGACTTAGAATCTCTACCAAGTGAGATCCAAGAGAACATAACCctgacattaaaaaaataacctCTTTGTAAAGGATAACATTACATTATATTCAAAGGTCGTAAAGGTTTATTGTTGTACAATTGTTTATGGGTGCAGTTATGTAGAACTAGTTTTGGGGATTAATGTGTGAATCATAATAATCTTATCATTActatttgtttatatttaggACTCTTGAATGACGGCACAATATAACgtaaaaaacacatttctgatttcaataaaaatggaaaaacaacTGATCGAGTCGATCAGTCCAATATAGTCGACTTTTAATGTCCAATATACAACAACCCAACATTTGTAACAAACTTACACAAAGGTCACAGTGACTACATGTAAAGATTCtccccatgtgtgtgagtgactttaTGTGAGCTCTCCTCATCTTAgattctcctccctccttcctctcttctcttcctcctctctcctagctTTGCTCTCCTTTCTAGCTCATCCAGGATTGTGTTAATAATTGTCTTCTATACTCGAGACTGAACCTAAGGGTCAGAGAAATTAAGTGTTGATGACATTGTTTGTTTAAAGATGCTCAAATGTTGGTTTGGTTCCAGTGTGTCCGTCTGACCTGAGCTGTTCTGGCCGGTCCACGGTTGCTTGGTGAATCTATGTTTTCCTATCAAGTGTGACTTTTAATGCGACGTCAACACGAGCGAAAAATACACTGCCACACCTGAGCACGGTTTCTGCTCGGACACAAATCCGATTTCTCCGGCCACTTCTGCCCTTGGAGGGCAGAAACTCTGAAGATATTGTacataaaaatgtaaaaggtcCAGAGTAAATACTCTTATcttttatgttaaaaaatatataaatataaatgtgttaCAAGATTTTTAAAACAGAGGTGATTTTGTAACATGATGAGGTGTCTTACTAGCGAACGTTCACGTTGTGTTGCagtcactcgaatgactcgttGGGTATTTTCTGTAAATATGCTTTAAAATACTGTTGAAATTGTTTTGAGATaatgaataaatgtttttacattccAAAATAGAATTGGATACAAATTATATGATGTTCCGTTCAATTATTAAGGTGTTGTGAATTTCAGTTTAAATAAATACTTTTAAGCGTACATGTTTTCGATCCAGAGTCCTTGAGGATTAACTCAATGAAGTGATGTGATGTCAGGTCAGCGCTGCGGGACACTTACCTGCTGCAATAACTTTCTACTTTAAAAGTATTTTAACAACAGAACCAAACATGTTTAGTTAAAAAACGTTTTAATGTTAAATCAACACGTTAACCTCCTAATGACCAACGAGGGCCCGGTGACGGGGGGCCCCGGGCGGGTGGTTCCCTAGGCGACGGCCCCCTAGGTGACCCGGTACACCTTGCTGAGCAGCACCTCCACCCGGTCGCCCCCCAGGTGGCAGAGGTCCAGGACGCACAGCAGGTGGGCCCCCTCCAGCTCCCCGGCCGTCTGGAGGACCTCCTCTGGAAGACACGGCGGAGAGATGGGATCAAATGGTCGGATAACATGAACTGATTTTAGTTCGGAATCCCTCTTTtgctttgaaaaaaacatttccaagATTTGATCCAATCCGTGATCCGAAATCCCACTTGATTACATTTGAAAAACTGGGCCCTGGAGTCTGGAGACCCCGGCCGGACCTGAGCCCGTCTGAAGGGAGGCAGTGACCCGGCGCTGTGAACAGAAGGGGTCTCACAGGTTCAGATGCTTCACAATCAGGGCTGGAGCCACCGGGAcacaggtgtgatgtgttcaCACCTGTGTCATGTGCGCGTGATCTCGTCTGCTTTTCTTTAATGGGCTGAGAGTtctaggagaggggggggggggggggcgtgtcatccccatggttacgacccaggGGCCGCCTTGTGATACTATCTTGGCACCGTCGTTGTGTATGAGCTATCAAAGGCTGTgtcagcgatgttgggtgacgtcgcttctgttggtatttgaagcgagatcccaaacaaacagagccagatcgcccctcccttccgtgttttcgtgcatccagtgagaactatcatgaacgcagcgcaaaactagcctggtcctaccagactctcgtacttcatcattgactaacgttaactcacttgaaggcgggtgtctgttgaagtttaaaagtattggatctgcccagtgccactctggatctgccataaccaatcgctaacgtttggccagggatcacgttgcgcgcaggctgtaagaAAACCAAACACCGTTCGTGAAGACGTCCGTCAACAGCGatttattagccgttttatttattttttgcagaagaaggaggggtgggcagctgaaaggagtcgtagtgaaacaaatgttcttTCGTCCGAGGTTTtgccttttacttaacatgaatgacgttgatggtttttaggcacCGTGTTGACTTTTTATCACTTAAAGTCGCCGAGGGATGTGTagacagacctctcgcttatgacgctacaatgctaacaatgctagacaacgagaatatttctgcatctggCACGTAATGCACTAGGGCGTGGCcggctcccatgatgcggaagcaaatctctccttgatgttgcccggcgccattgagcagttttcataggaatgaatgggcgccattttttatccgctgtcctttctttaataggtccatgatttGGACAGGGGTAAATGACTAGCCAGGGCTACGAAAGTGATGGTCGGACAGGCAAGGGATTGTTAATCGGcaggcaggcagtcaggcagACAAGGGCTCGGTGACAGGCAGGTAAGGGTTCGGCAACAGGTAAGCTGtagtctggctattgccagaccaagatcaatcgtagattgcacgttggtctggggaagctgcagtcattttcttcagcacaagaggcgtgatcaacgggcctagttcaaatgactccgtacgtgattggctgcttgccatcgcttccctgtcgtcattgtgttaaaccagccaattgcacgccaaggggaaaagctagctaggtgattggctcccgcaacgGAAgcaggaagcagaaagaaatgtattggtcttctccagacccttgtgcagggcgaactcaaatcgccggcagaatgggcggggctacccagtctaaaCCAGCAGGATGACAGGATGAGAActaaaggagagagaagagggtaaCTCACGTGATATATATTGAGTACGAAGGAAGTCCAGAGTTAATGTATAAAGTGTAGGCAGATGAGTATGGTTGATGAGCATAAGGATTGCATGTGTAGTAATCTAGCACAACTAAGTTGTTCAAAGTGGAAAAcgttgaggtttttttttttttttcattaagacGGCACTGTTGCTGTCTTAATGAGAGAGTACCAGCAGGGAGACCCTGGAACACATTCCACTAaatgtgtctctcactctctctcaatctctctatcCCTTTTTCAACTTTCTCTGTCctttcgagagagagagagagagagagagagagagagagagagagagagagagagagagagagagagagagagagagagagagagagtcacttCACTGAAGCCATACCCCTCTGTCG from the Gadus macrocephalus chromosome 7, ASM3116895v1 genome contains:
- the LOC132462108 gene encoding E3 ubiquitin/ISG15 ligase TRIM25-like, with product MASANTSWSEENLSCTICLEVFNSPVTTPCGHNFCNTCIHNFWDEKLEYKCPLCNELFHTRPDLRVNILLSEVVDRFGISVRVKEEPCVEPGEVPCDVCTGTQLKAVKSCLVCLISYCQTHLEPHQRVTVLKKHPLVEPIDRLEDRMCEKHDRILELFCKTEQVCVCLLCTVTDHKSHPVVPLKEEYEEKTAQLGKIEAEVPLRIQERKLKIKEIKDTVELSKKGAHKEIADARQALTALMGCVEKCLNDFNQMVKERLKSTEKQAEDLIKGLEQEVVDLTKRMSTVKQLLHTEDHLHFLKAFRSLKDPPPTRNWTTVKARPPSYEGALGKSLDQLEETLDMEMKKLHSGDELKKVQQYKVDVAIEPLPLSAPRFVMPVVGKKVKGGGQWNHSYYNYKQSSEIREDRNDLSVLARQGFTSGRSYFEVEVKGNTKWNLGVTTISGSISDQITFKPSHGYWILTCNKDGLVFSDDPAVRLPLKAELQKVGVFVDYDKGWVSFYDVGARVHIYSATGCTFSKPLFPILCREY